A region of Fimbriimonadaceae bacterium DNA encodes the following proteins:
- the rng gene encoding Ribonuclease G, producing MEGGQLMEYRVEREERVVGSIFKGIVQNVLPGMDAAFVDIGLERNAFLYVADIVPDEGQDNSPASLKRSELRRRKIKELIRPGQEIMVQVTKGPRGTKGARVTTRIALPGRYLVLMPEANNVGVSRKIEDRRERERLRKIGEHIVPDGFGIILRTECEGRTEAELRSDVTFLQHLWDQVMGAAKKMRAPACVHRDQTLLYRTIRDVFSEEISKLVIDDPEEYEKVNLVARMVAPTMRDKTFLYDKETPIFDEYGIERELERLLQHKVWLKSGGYLVVDEMEALTAVDINTGKQVGHTSLSDTILKTNLEAADEVCRQLRLRDMGGIIVIDFIDMDSAEDRKRLLDHFTNKLGTDRARTRIGKVSSLGLVEITRKRTGESVTEAITEACPTCAGRGRINSRDTVSLWVERDMRRMLGEPGNAYYVECHPAIVEALIGADGENVEELEHELNRGIYLRANFDLPFEEYTISVGTIDEFDRTIMGYRRAQVLECNVRRSSFDIQTKVVGWTDNGFYIELLDGVSHLGHRVKVCLQDIRRSFAVADVILPGTPTLRGAGS from the coding sequence ATGGAAGGCGGGCAGCTCATGGAGTACCGCGTCGAGCGCGAAGAGCGCGTCGTGGGCAGCATCTTCAAGGGGATTGTCCAGAACGTCCTCCCAGGCATGGATGCCGCCTTTGTCGACATCGGCCTCGAGCGGAATGCATTCCTGTACGTCGCCGACATCGTGCCCGACGAGGGTCAGGACAACAGTCCGGCCTCGCTCAAGCGAAGCGAGCTCCGACGCCGCAAGATCAAGGAGCTGATCCGTCCCGGCCAGGAGATCATGGTGCAGGTGACCAAAGGGCCGCGCGGCACAAAGGGCGCCCGCGTCACCACCCGAATCGCCCTGCCCGGCCGTTATCTGGTCCTGATGCCGGAGGCGAACAACGTCGGGGTCAGCCGCAAGATCGAAGACCGCCGAGAACGGGAGCGGCTGCGAAAGATCGGCGAGCATATCGTGCCCGATGGTTTTGGGATTATTCTCCGGACCGAGTGCGAGGGTCGGACTGAAGCCGAACTGCGCAGCGACGTCACCTTCCTGCAGCACCTGTGGGACCAGGTCATGGGCGCCGCCAAGAAAATGCGCGCGCCGGCATGCGTCCACCGCGACCAGACCCTGCTCTACCGCACGATTCGCGACGTGTTCAGCGAGGAAATCAGCAAGCTCGTCATCGATGATCCCGAGGAGTACGAAAAGGTCAACCTGGTCGCCCGTATGGTAGCGCCGACCATGCGCGACAAGACCTTTCTCTACGACAAGGAAACGCCCATCTTCGACGAGTACGGCATCGAGCGGGAGCTCGAAAGGCTCCTTCAACACAAGGTTTGGCTGAAGTCAGGCGGCTACCTGGTCGTGGACGAGATGGAGGCCCTCACCGCGGTCGACATCAATACCGGCAAGCAGGTCGGCCATACGTCACTGTCCGACACCATTCTCAAGACCAATCTGGAGGCCGCCGACGAGGTCTGCCGGCAGCTTCGGCTTCGGGACATGGGCGGCATCATCGTGATCGACTTCATCGATATGGACAGCGCCGAAGACCGCAAGCGCCTCCTGGATCACTTTACAAACAAGCTCGGCACCGACCGGGCCCGAACCCGCATCGGCAAGGTCTCATCGCTGGGGCTTGTGGAGATCACCCGCAAGCGCACGGGCGAGTCCGTAACCGAGGCCATCACCGAAGCCTGCCCGACCTGTGCCGGCCGTGGCCGCATCAATTCGCGGGACACCGTGTCGCTTTGGGTTGAGCGCGACATGCGCCGCATGCTCGGCGAGCCGGGCAATGCCTATTACGTCGAGTGTCACCCCGCCATTGTCGAAGCGCTGATCGGCGCCGACGGCGAGAATGTCGAAGAGCTTGAGCACGAGCTGAATCGTGGGATCTACCTGCGGGCGAATTTCGACCTGCCGTTCGAGGAATACACGATCAGTGTCGGCACGATCGACGAGTTCGACCGCACGATCATGGGTTATCGGCGGGCGCAGGTTTTGGAATGCAACGTGCGCCGCAGCTCGTTCGACATTCAGACCAAGGTGGTGGGCTGGACCGACAACGGATTTTATATCGAGCTTCTCGATGGCGTCAGCCACCTCGGGCATCGCGTCAAGGTCTGCCTGCAGGACATCCGGAGGTCGTTCGCTGTGGCGGACGTGATCCTGCCCGGGACGCCGACCCTTCGCGGCGCTGGAAGCTAA